The following proteins are co-located in the Anas platyrhynchos isolate ZD024472 breed Pekin duck chromosome 1, IASCAAS_PekinDuck_T2T, whole genome shotgun sequence genome:
- the FBXL14 gene encoding F-box/LRR-repeat protein 14: protein METHISCLFPELLAMIFGYLEVRDKGRAAQVCTAWRDAAYHRSVWRGVEAKLHLRRANPSLFPSLAARGIRRVQILSLRRSLSYVIQGMADIESLNLSGCYNLTDNGLGHAFVAEISSLRSLNLSLCKQITDSSLGRIAQYLKGLEVLELGGCSNITNTGLLLIAWGLQRLKSLNLRSCRHLSDVGIGHLAGMTRSAAEGCLGLEQLTLQDCQKLSDLSLKHLARGLGRLRQLNLSFCGGISDAGLLHLSHMSSLRSLNLRSCDNISDTGIMHLAMGSLRLSGLDVSFCDKVGDQSLAYIAQGLDGLRSLSLCSCHISDEGINRMVRQMHGLRTLNIGQCVRITDKGLELIAEHLSQLTGIDLYGCTRITKRGLERITQLPCLKVLNLGLWEMTESEKVR, encoded by the coding sequence ATGGAAACGCACATCTCGTGCCTGTTCCCCGAGCTGCTGGCCATGATCTTCGGCTACCTGGAGGTGCGCGACAAGGGCCGCGCGGCGCAGGTGTGCACGGCCTGGCGGGACGCCGCCTACCACCGCTCGGTGTGGCGGGGCGTGGAGGCCAAGCTGCACCTGCGCCGCGCCAACCCGTCGCTCTTCCCCAGCCTGGCGGCGCGGGGCATCCGGCGGGTGCAGATCCTGTCGCTGCGCCGCAGCCTGAGCTACGTGATCCAGGGCATGGCCGACATCGAGAGCCTGAACCTGAGCGGCTGCTACAACCTCACCGACAACGGGCTGGGCCACGCCTTCGTGGCCGAGATCAGCTCCCTGCGCTCGCTCAACCTCAGCCTGTGCAAGCAGATCACGGACAGCAGCCTGGGCCGCATCGCCCAGTACCTGaaggggctggaggtgctggagctgggcggCTGCAGCAACATCACCAACACCGGGCTGCTGCTCATcgcctgggggctgcagcgcctCAAGAGCCTCAACCTGCGCTCCTGCCGGCACCTCTCCGACGTGGGCATCGGGCACCTGGCGGGCATGACGCGCAGCGCGGCCGAGGGCTGCCTGGGCCTGGAGCAGCTCACGCTGCAGGACTGCCAGAAGCTCAGCGACCTCTCGCTCAAGCACCTGGCCCGCGGGCTGGGCCGCCTGCGCCAGCTCAACCTCAGCTTCTGCGGCGGCATCTCGGACGCGGGGCTGCTGCACCTGTCGCACATGAGCAGCCTGCGCAGCCTCAACCTGCGCTCCTGCGACAACATCAGCGACACGGGCATCATGCACCTGGCCATGGGCAGCCTGCGGCTGTCCGGCCTCGACGTCTCCTTCTGCGACAAGGTGGGGGACCAGAGCCTGGCCTACATCGCACAGGGCCTGGACGGCCTGcgctccctctccctctgctcctgccacaTCAGCGACGAGGGCATCAACCGCATGGTGCGGCAGATGCACGGGCTCCGCACCCTCAACATCGGCCAGTGCGTCCGCATCACCGACAAGGGCCTGGAGCTCATCGCCGAACACCTCAGCCAGCTCACGGGCATCGATCTCTACGGCTGCACCCGCATCACCAAGCGGGGCTTGGAGCGCATCACCCAGCTGCCCTGCCTCAAGGTGCTCAACCTGGGACTTTGGGAAATGACTGAGAGCGAGAAGGTCAGGTGA